In Dryocola sp. LX212, the genomic stretch TCATGCATCGTCTGCGTGAATTTGGTTAAGCGCGGCTGATATGTACTCCATCTCACCCTTTCACCTACGCTTCGCCTTCAAGCTGGCGTTTGCCATCGTGCTGGCGCTGTTTGTTGGCTTTCACTTTGAGCTCGAAACGCCGCGCTGGGCGGTCTTAACTGCCGCCATCGTTGCGGCTGGCCCGGCATTTGCCGCGGGTGGCGAGCCATACTCCGGCGCGATACGCTACCGCGGTATGCTCCGCATCATAGGTACCTTTATCGGCTGTATCGCGGCGCTGGTTATTATCACGACCCTGATCCGCGCGCCGATCGTTATGCTGCTGGTCTGCTGCGTCTGGGCAGGGTTCTGCACCTGGGTCTCCTCGCTGGTGAAGGTCGAGAACTCCTACGCATGGGGCCTGTCGGGTTATACGGCGCTGATTATTATCGTCACCATTCAGGCAGACCCGGTTACGGCCCCGCAGTTTGCCGTCGAGCGCTGTAGCGAAATCGTTATCGGTATCGTCTGCGCCATCCTTGCTGACTTGCTCTTCTCCCCGCGCTCCATCAAGCAGGAAATCGACCGCGAGCTGGACAACGTGCTGGTGGATCAATATCGCCTGATGCAGCTTTGTATCGCCCACGGTGAAAAAGAAGAGGTCGATAAATCCTGGGCAAACCTGGTGCGGCGTACCACCGCACTGGAGGGCATGCGTGCGAACCTGAAAATTGAATCCTCACGCTGGGGGTTGGCAAACCGTCGCCTGAAAGCCATCAATACGCTCTCTCTGACGCTGATTACCCAGGCTGGCGAAACCTACCTGATTCAGAACACACGTCCGGAATTCGTCACGCCGGAATTTAAAATGCTGTTCGAGATGCCGGTTGAGACGGCCGCCGACGTTCACAAGCAATTGAAAATTCTGAGGAGATTCATCTCATCCAGCGGTGAAAAACATACCCCCGTTACTATCAGTAGCTGGGTTGGGGCCGCTACGCGTTTCCTGCTGCTGAAGCGGGGCGTTGCCAGCAACACCAGGATCAGTGCCGTAGAAGAAGAAATCCTCAGCGGTGAAACCGTTGTTAAGGTGCAGTCCGCCGAGCGGCATCATGCGATGATTAACTTCTGGCGCACAACGATATCCTGTGGCCTGGGAAGCCTGTTCTGGCTGTGGACCGGCTGGACTTCCGGCAGCGGGGCGATGGTGATGATTGCGGTGGTTACCTCACTTGCCATGCGCCTGCCAAACCCTCGTATGGTCTCGCTGGATTTTCTTTACGGTATGCTGGTGGCTCTGCCGCTGGGGGCGCTCTATTTTCTGGTTATCATTCCCTCAACCCAGCAAAGCATGCTGCTGCTGTGTATCAGTCTTGCGCTGCTCGGCTTTTTCATTGGTATCGAAGTGCAAAAACGGCGCCTGGGTTCAATGGGAGCACTTGCCGGGACGATTAACGTCATCGTGCTGGATAACCCGATGACATTCCACTTCAGCTCCTTCCTGGACAGCGCGCTGGGGCAGATTGTCGGCTGTTTCCTGGCCATGATGGTGATACTGTTGGTGCGGGACAACTCGAAAGAGCGTACCGGGCGCATGCTGCTCAACCAGTTTGTTTCGGCCGCCGTTTCGGCGCTGACTACCAATAAAGCGCGCCGTAAAGAAAATCACCTGCCCGCACTTTATCAGCAGCTCTACCTGCTGCTGAATCTGTTTCCGGGCGACATTGCACGTTACCGGCTGGCGCTGATCCTCATTATTGCGCACCAGCGGCTGCGCGATGCTCCGATACCGATCAATGCCGATCTCTCTGCATTTCACCGGCAGCTTCGTAATACGGCTGACAAAGTGATCTCGGCTTCAAACGATGACAAACGGCGTAAATATTTCCAGCAGCTGCTCGGCGAGCTGGAGGTTTACCAGGAAAAGCTCAAGGTCTGGGAAGCACCGCTTCAGGTGACCGAGCCGGTCAAACGGCTTGCCGACGTTCTGCATCGCTATCAACATGCGCTGATTGATGCTTAGTCTGAGTTCCCGAGCCGACGCCCTGCGTCGGCTTTAAAAGGGTTAATAAGCGTCTGGAAATGCCATACGAAAAGATGACGCTATTAAAATAAACAAAAAAATCAATTTATTGATTTTCAGCTTTAATTCACAAAGAAGGAAAAACCACGCTTTTTACTTCTTTGTCAGCAAACTTAGCCGACGCCCTGCGTCGGCTTTTTTGTATCTATACTTACCTGATGTGCTTTTTAAAAGAGGAGAAAATTATGACAAATCAGGCACTCCAGGACAGTGAACTATTCAACACCGGATATCTGGTCAACGGCGAATGGCGCAAACTTGATAAGACCTTTGACGTGATCAACCCTGCGACCGGCGAGACCATTGCGCAGGTTGCCAAAGCGGGTAAGAAAGAAACCGAACAGGCCATTGCTGCGGCCACGAAAGCTTTCCCTTCCTGGCGCGCGAAAACCGCCAAAGAACGTTCAACCATCCTCTATCGCTGGTATCAGCTGATGATCGAAAACAAGAGCTGGCTTGGGCGTTTAATGACGACCGAGCAGGGCAAGCCGCTAAAAGAAGCCGAGGGAGAGGTGGAATACGCCGCAAGCTTTATCCAGTGGTTCGCTGAACAGGCCAAGCGTGCGAACGGCGAAATTATCCCGCCCGCTAAGCCTGGCTCCCGCATTCTTGCCACCCGCGAACCTATCGGCGTGGTTGCTGCTATCACCCCCTGGAACTTTCCGATGGCGATGCTGACCCGCAAGCTGGGGCCTGCTCTGGCAGCGGGCTGTACTGGCGTAATCAAACCGGCTAATAACACGCCTCTGTCCGCTTTTGCCCTGCTGACGCTGGCGAAAAAAGCTGGCGTCCCGGACGGTGTGCTGAATGCCGTTGCCGGTAACACGCAGGAAATCAGTGACGCCATTATGGCAAGTCGCGATGTTCGCAAAATCTCCTTCACGGGTTCCACGGCGGTAGGTAAAACGCTGGTACGTAACGCGGCTGAAACCATGAAAAAAGTGTCTATGGAGCTGGGTGGCAACGCGCCATATATCGTCTTCGACGATGCGGATATCGACGAAGCCGTGAAAGGAGCCATCGCCAATAAGTTCCGTAATGCGGGCCAGGTTTGCGTCAGCGTAAACCGGTTCTTTATCCAGGAAG encodes the following:
- the aaeB gene encoding p-hydroxybenzoic acid efflux pump subunit AaeB yields the protein MYSISPFHLRFAFKLAFAIVLALFVGFHFELETPRWAVLTAAIVAAGPAFAAGGEPYSGAIRYRGMLRIIGTFIGCIAALVIITTLIRAPIVMLLVCCVWAGFCTWVSSLVKVENSYAWGLSGYTALIIIVTIQADPVTAPQFAVERCSEIVIGIVCAILADLLFSPRSIKQEIDRELDNVLVDQYRLMQLCIAHGEKEEVDKSWANLVRRTTALEGMRANLKIESSRWGLANRRLKAINTLSLTLITQAGETYLIQNTRPEFVTPEFKMLFEMPVETAADVHKQLKILRRFISSSGEKHTPVTISSWVGAATRFLLLKRGVASNTRISAVEEEILSGETVVKVQSAERHHAMINFWRTTISCGLGSLFWLWTGWTSGSGAMVMIAVVTSLAMRLPNPRMVSLDFLYGMLVALPLGALYFLVIIPSTQQSMLLLCISLALLGFFIGIEVQKRRLGSMGALAGTINVIVLDNPMTFHFSSFLDSALGQIVGCFLAMMVILLVRDNSKERTGRMLLNQFVSAAVSALTTNKARRKENHLPALYQQLYLLLNLFPGDIARYRLALILIIAHQRLRDAPIPINADLSAFHRQLRNTADKVISASNDDKRRKYFQQLLGELEVYQEKLKVWEAPLQVTEPVKRLADVLHRYQHALIDA
- a CDS encoding NAD-dependent succinate-semialdehyde dehydrogenase produces the protein MTNQALQDSELFNTGYLVNGEWRKLDKTFDVINPATGETIAQVAKAGKKETEQAIAAATKAFPSWRAKTAKERSTILYRWYQLMIENKSWLGRLMTTEQGKPLKEAEGEVEYAASFIQWFAEQAKRANGEIIPPAKPGSRILATREPIGVVAAITPWNFPMAMLTRKLGPALAAGCTGVIKPANNTPLSAFALLTLAKKAGVPDGVLNAVAGNTQEISDAIMASRDVRKISFTGSTAVGKTLVRNAAETMKKVSMELGGNAPYIVFDDADIDEAVKGAIANKFRNAGQVCVSVNRFFIQEGVYDEFVSKLADAVKTLKVGNGLEEGVIVGPLIEKSAVDKVREHVEDALEKGGKALVGGKSHQLGGNFWQPTVIVNASDDMKLAQEETFGPLAACFSFKTEEEVIERANNTPFGLAAYFYTQDLKRVFRVSQALESGMIGINECAVSTELGPFGGVKESGLGREGSVLGLDEFLEVKTLHIGGL